A genomic stretch from Leptotrichia sp. HSP-536 includes:
- a CDS encoding PTS system mannose/fructose/sorbose family transporter subunit IID — MAENNRIKLSKSDRRSVMLRSQFLQGSWNYERMQNGGWAYSLIPALKKLYPNKDDASAALKRHMEFFNTHPYIAAPILGVTLALEEERANGAKIDDAAIQGVKVGMMGPLAGIGDPVFWFTVRPILGAIAASLAAGGSLIAPFFFFIVWNVIRIGFLWYTQEFGYQKGAEITKDLSGGLLQTITKGASILGMFVMGILVQRWTTINFPMVVSKVPLAKGAYVEFPKGPIDSTQLQKILGDVAKGLSLSPEKVTTLQDNLNQLVPGLAALLLTFLCMWLLKKKISPILIIFGLFLVGILGHLVKIF; from the coding sequence ATGGCAGAAAATAATAGAATAAAATTATCAAAATCAGATCGTCGTAGTGTAATGTTACGTTCTCAATTTCTTCAAGGTTCTTGGAACTACGAACGTATGCAAAATGGAGGTTGGGCTTATTCTTTAATCCCAGCATTGAAAAAATTATATCCAAATAAAGATGATGCTTCAGCAGCTTTAAAAAGACATATGGAATTCTTTAATACTCACCCATATATTGCTGCACCAATTTTAGGAGTAACTCTTGCTCTTGAAGAAGAAAGAGCAAATGGAGCAAAAATTGATGATGCAGCTATTCAAGGGGTAAAAGTTGGAATGATGGGACCACTTGCAGGAATCGGAGATCCAGTATTCTGGTTCACAGTACGTCCAATTTTAGGAGCAATTGCAGCTTCATTGGCAGCAGGTGGATCACTTATAGCACCTTTCTTCTTCTTTATTGTATGGAATGTAATACGTATAGGCTTTTTATGGTATACTCAAGAATTTGGTTACCAAAAAGGTGCTGAAATTACAAAAGATTTATCAGGTGGTTTATTACAAACAATTACTAAAGGAGCATCCATTTTAGGAATGTTCGTTATGGGAATACTAGTTCAACGTTGGACAACAATTAATTTCCCAATGGTTGTATCAAAAGTTCCTTTAGCAAAAGGGGCTTATGTAGAATTTCCAAAAGGACCTATAGACAGTACCCAGTTACAAAAAATTCTTGGAGATGTAGCAAAAGGACTATCACTTTCTCCAGAAAAAGTAACGACTTTACAAGATAACTTAAATCAACTAGTACCGGGATTAGCGGCTTTATTATTAACATTCCTATGTATGTGGCTGTTAAAGAAAAAAATAAGTCCAATTCTAATTATCTTTGGATTATTCTTAGTTGGAATTTTAGGACATTTAGTTAAAATATTCTAA
- a CDS encoding transposase, which translates to MKIFKNKSGCWKNRECTDRKYDILRDIEKLGKKVLIVMDNARFHRKNILEKIIKGTEHCLLFLPLPPYSPDLNPIEKLWANIKKKLKDIAHNFNTLEETVTSVLFNKLVQF; encoded by the coding sequence ATTAAGATATTCAAGAATAAATCTGGTTGCTGGAAAAATAGGGAATGCACTGATAGGAAGTATGATATACTAAGAGATATTGAAAAATTAGGGAAGAAAGTTCTAATAGTGATGGATAATGCGAGATTTCATAGAAAGAATATATTAGAAAAGATAATTAAGGGAACGGAGCATTGTCTATTATTTCTTCCGCTTCCGCCGTATTCGCCGGATTTAAATCCAATAGAAAAATTATGGGCTAATATAAAGAAAAAATTAAAAGACATAGCCCATAATTTTAATACATTAGAAGAAACTGTTACTTCTGTTTTATTTAATAAATTAGTTCAGTTTTAA
- a CDS encoding cupin domain-containing protein encodes MVKIEVAKPINFNELITSKEAEVVSMRILNQPNSYISLFSLAKDEEITAEAMLGNRYYYCFNGNGEIFIENNKKVISNGDFLEITANHNYSIEARDNLKLIEIGEKIGDGNMENKTLKMLESASAFNLAEVVEYQEGKIVSKNLVAKPNLVMTIMSFWKGESLDPHKAPGDALVTVLDGEGKYYVDGKPFVVKKGESAVLPANIPHAVEAETENFKMLLILVKE; translated from the coding sequence ATGGTTAAAATAGAAGTAGCAAAACCGATAAATTTTAATGAACTTATCACATCTAAGGAAGCCGAAGTTGTAAGCATGAGAATCTTAAACCAGCCAAATAGCTATATTTCTTTGTTCTCTTTAGCAAAAGATGAGGAAATAACCGCAGAAGCTATGCTTGGAAACCGTTATTATTACTGCTTTAACGGCAATGGAGAGATTTTTATTGAAAATAATAAGAAAGTAATTTCCAATGGAGACTTTCTTGAAATCACAGCAAATCATAATTACTCTATCGAAGCAAGAGATAATTTGAAGTTAATTGAAATTGGAGAAAAGATAGGAGATGGAAATATGGAAAATAAGACATTAAAAATGCTGGAAAGTGCAAGTGCTTTTAATCTTGCTGAAGTTGTTGAATATCAGGAAGGAAAAATTGTAAGTAAAAATTTGGTAGCAAAACCAAACTTAGTAATGACAATTATGTCTTTCTGGAAAGGTGAGAGCCTTGATCCGCATAAAGCCCCTGGAGACGCATTGGTTACTGTGCTTGATGGGGAAGGTAAATATTACGTTGATGGAAAACCATTTGTTGTGAAAAAAGGTGAAAGTGCTGTTCTTCCTGCAAATATACCTCATGCTGTGGAAGCCGAAACAGAAAATTTCAAAATGTTATTAATACTTGTTAAAGAATAA
- a CDS encoding IS630 transposase-related protein, translating to MAYEKDYRKRILNFYYENGKTKTLFQFKISSSTLYGWIKLKKETGDLSSRTRKRKFKMPDPEKLDEYMKNPKNADKYIREIAKDFGCGKETVRAALKKLGYTRKKTDKIQGAGREKSK from the coding sequence ATGGCATATGAAAAAGATTATAGGAAAAGAATTTTAAATTTTTATTACGAAAATGGAAAAACAAAAACATTATTTCAGTTCAAGATAAGTTCCAGCACATTGTACGGATGGATAAAACTTAAGAAGGAAACAGGAGATCTTTCATCAAGAACGCGGAAAAGAAAATTTAAGATGCCTGATCCTGAAAAACTTGATGAATATATGAAAAATCCAAAGAATGCAGATAAATACATCCGTGAAATAGCAAAAGATTTTGGCTGTGGAAAGGAGACAGTGAGAGCAGCACTGAAAAAATTAGGATACACAAGAAAAAAAACAGACAAAATACAGGGAGCAGGACGAGAAAAAAGTAAATAG
- a CDS encoding PTS mannose/fructose/sorbose transporter subunit IIC: MDFNILSIILILIVAFLAGMEGILDQFQFHQPIIACSLVGVATGHIKECVMLGGALQLMALGWANVGAAVAPDAALASVASAIIFVKAGKFDAAGQTVAIGTAIALATAGLVLTMVVRTLSVVIVHQADREAEKGNFKGVELWHMVALACQGLRIAIPALLLLFIPSPVIQHALKLLPEWFTDGMKIGGGFVVAVGYAMVINLMATKEVWPFFFLGFALAPLNELTLIATGIIGVCAAIIYLNVTNNKGNGGGDGGASSSGDPLGDILNDY; this comes from the coding sequence ATGGATTTTAATATTTTATCAATTATTTTAATATTAATCGTCGCATTTCTAGCAGGAATGGAAGGAATCCTTGATCAGTTCCAATTCCATCAGCCAATTATTGCGTGTTCATTAGTTGGAGTTGCGACAGGACATATAAAGGAATGTGTTATGTTAGGTGGAGCTTTACAGTTAATGGCTTTAGGTTGGGCAAATGTAGGAGCGGCAGTTGCTCCAGACGCGGCTCTTGCTTCTGTAGCTTCGGCAATTATTTTTGTTAAAGCTGGAAAATTTGATGCTGCAGGTCAAACTGTAGCGATTGGTACAGCGATTGCACTTGCTACAGCTGGGTTAGTTTTAACTATGGTTGTTCGTACTTTATCAGTAGTTATTGTTCACCAAGCTGATAGAGAAGCAGAAAAAGGAAATTTCAAAGGTGTAGAATTATGGCATATGGTTGCGCTTGCATGTCAAGGTTTACGTATTGCTATTCCTGCCCTATTATTGTTATTTATACCTTCTCCTGTTATTCAACATGCTCTTAAATTATTGCCAGAATGGTTTACTGATGGAATGAAAATTGGTGGTGGATTCGTTGTAGCAGTAGGATATGCAATGGTTATTAACTTAATGGCAACTAAAGAAGTATGGCCGTTCTTCTTCCTAGGTTTTGCATTAGCACCATTAAATGAATTGACATTGATTGCAACTGGTATTATAGGTGTATGTGCAGCTATTATTTACTTAAATGTTACAAATAATAAAGGTAACGGTGGCGGAGATGGCGGAGCATCTTCTTCTGGAGATCCGCTAGGTGACATTTTAAACGATTATTAA
- a CDS encoding PTS sugar transporter subunit IIB — MVGIIIASHGEFAAGIKQSASMILGETELLESVVFMPSEGPDDLYKKIQDAITKLGTEEVLFIVDLWGGSPFNQSNRFFEEAPETRAIVAGLNLPMLLAALSEREDMETAHEVAEAIVPEGKDQIRVRPENLQPKDEGPKAVAQDDTPKGAIPEGTVIGDGKIKFVLARIDTRLLHGQVATSWTKATNPNRIIVVSDTVSKDELRKKLIEQAAPPGVRAHVIPLDKLVEVSKDPRFGNTKALLLFENPQDALYVIEKGVDIKELNVGSMAHSVGKVMVNNVLSMDQNDVDTYKKLRDLGVQFDVRKVAADKRADLFKLISEKQNEGLKL; from the coding sequence ATGGTAGGAATTATCATTGCAAGTCACGGTGAATTCGCAGCTGGTATAAAACAGTCAGCTTCAATGATTCTAGGTGAAACAGAATTACTTGAATCAGTTGTCTTTATGCCAAGTGAAGGTCCTGATGACTTATACAAAAAAATTCAGGATGCCATTACAAAATTAGGAACTGAAGAAGTTCTATTTATTGTTGATTTATGGGGTGGAAGTCCTTTTAATCAGTCAAACCGTTTCTTTGAAGAAGCGCCTGAAACGAGGGCTATTGTTGCAGGACTTAATTTACCAATGCTTCTAGCTGCCTTATCAGAAAGAGAAGATATGGAAACAGCTCACGAAGTAGCAGAAGCTATTGTTCCAGAAGGAAAAGATCAAATCAGAGTTCGTCCAGAAAATCTGCAGCCTAAAGATGAAGGTCCAAAAGCTGTAGCACAGGATGATACACCTAAAGGTGCCATTCCAGAAGGAACAGTTATTGGAGACGGAAAAATTAAATTTGTATTAGCACGTATTGATACTCGTCTATTACATGGACAAGTAGCAACAAGCTGGACAAAAGCAACTAATCCAAACAGAATTATCGTTGTTTCAGACACAGTTTCAAAAGATGAACTACGTAAAAAATTAATCGAGCAGGCAGCACCTCCAGGTGTACGTGCACATGTTATTCCGCTTGACAAATTAGTAGAAGTTTCAAAAGATCCAAGATTTGGGAATACAAAAGCATTATTGTTATTTGAAAATCCTCAGGATGCACTTTATGTAATTGAAAAAGGTGTAGATATTAAAGAGTTAAATGTAGGATCAATGGCACATAGTGTTGGAAAAGTTATGGTAAATAATGTACTTTCAATGGATCAGAATGATGTTGACACTTATAAGAAACTTAGAGATTTAGGTGTTCAATTTGATGTAAGAAAAGTTGCTGCTGATAAGAGAGCAGACTTATTTAAACTAATTTCAGAAAAACAAAACGAAGGATTAAAACTTTAA
- a CDS encoding winged helix-turn-helix transcriptional regulator → MNKKELPKCSVEITLSLISNKWKILIIRDLLDGTKRFGELRKSINGISNKVLTYNLREMEEDNLLVRKIYPEVPPKVEYSLIETGYSLKPILESMDKWGVNYREKTKYE, encoded by the coding sequence ATGAATAAAAAAGAATTACCAAAGTGTTCTGTTGAAATAACACTTTCTTTAATTTCTAATAAATGGAAAATACTTATAATAAGAGATTTACTTGATGGAACAAAAAGGTTTGGAGAGTTGAGAAAATCTATAAATGGAATTTCTAATAAAGTTTTGACATATAATTTAAGAGAAATGGAGGAGGATAATCTTCTTGTAAGAAAGATTTATCCTGAAGTTCCTCCAAAAGTTGAATATTCTCTTATTGAAACAGGATACAGCTTAAAACCAATACTGGAAAGTATGGATAAATGGGGGGTAAATTACAGAGAAAAAACAAAATATGAATAA
- a CDS encoding COG2426 family protein — translation MMGSFKNFIKVTLIGAPLLNKMIGIFLISMLPIIELRGAIPIGAAIGLPWYLNMIVSIVGNMLPVPFILLFSVKAFEFMKKHNIMVKFIEKIENRAKKRSEGLATGEFIGLMLFVAIPFPGTGAWTGALIAALLQFNRKRSFFYIGLGVVIAAVIMTLASYGVISLFAPKH, via the coding sequence ATGATGGGATCTTTTAAAAATTTTATAAAGGTGACTTTGATTGGAGCTCCACTTTTAAACAAAATGATTGGAATATTTCTTATATCAATGCTGCCTATAATTGAGCTTCGTGGTGCAATACCGATTGGAGCGGCTATTGGATTGCCCTGGTACTTAAATATGATTGTTTCGATTGTTGGAAATATGCTTCCTGTACCATTTATTCTGCTGTTTTCAGTAAAAGCCTTTGAATTTATGAAAAAACATAATATAATGGTAAAATTTATTGAAAAAATAGAAAATCGTGCAAAAAAACGGAGTGAAGGGCTTGCAACAGGAGAATTTATTGGTTTAATGCTGTTTGTAGCAATTCCGTTTCCAGGGACAGGTGCTTGGACAGGCGCATTAATTGCGGCGTTGCTTCAATTTAATAGAAAAAGATCATTTTTTTACATTGGATTAGGAGTCGTAATAGCTGCAGTAATAATGACTTTAGCGTCTTACGGTGTAATAAGCCTTTTTGCACCGAAACATTAA
- a CDS encoding DUF2798 domain-containing protein: protein MPRNKKEGIIFGVTMCFFMVCGMSAYNLALVGKLSFAKFAIGLIPGFIVAFFFDTVIVGPVAKKMAFKLPIDKNSKLQIILAISLLMVTGMVTFMSIFGLLIRPEMPQNIVSAYFIGWGMNFIAALPLQLLIVGPVSRLKLQMLQRYFDSRI from the coding sequence ATGCCTAGAAATAAAAAAGAAGGAATTATTTTTGGAGTTACAATGTGTTTTTTTATGGTTTGTGGAATGAGTGCCTATAATTTGGCTCTTGTTGGAAAATTAAGTTTTGCAAAATTTGCAATTGGATTAATTCCAGGATTTATTGTTGCTTTTTTCTTTGATACAGTTATCGTCGGACCTGTTGCAAAGAAAATGGCTTTCAAATTGCCAATTGATAAAAATAGCAAATTACAGATTATTTTAGCAATTTCGCTTTTAATGGTTACAGGAATGGTTACATTCATGTCTATTTTTGGCTTGTTAATACGTCCAGAAATGCCGCAAAATATTGTAAGTGCCTATTTTATTGGATGGGGAATGAACTTTATTGCCGCACTGCCATTGCAATTGCTAATTGTAGGCCCAGTTTCACGGTTAAAGCTTCAAATGTTACAAAGATATTTCGATAGCAGAATATAA
- a CDS encoding class I SAM-dependent methyltransferase has translation MENKKNMKKFYDTIAEKYDFIFLLSDVQKNFFQKYITGKKVLDVGAATGNLSKFLKNEGYDVISIDINEKLIEQAREKNVDVKNLDMMKIHELGKFDTIINVGNTLPHLNSKDEIFLFLKKAYSQLENNGKLIIQLINFYKFFENQKSESDFLGNLPLIENENVKFERYYYKNSDNNVIFKTILDDKFENEEILTNVNYFEFMKFFEQLGMSNVKIFGGFNESEFILEKSQPLIFVITKNN, from the coding sequence ATGGAAAATAAAAAAAACATGAAAAAGTTTTACGATACAATCGCAGAAAAATATGATTTTATTTTTTTGCTTTCAGATGTTCAGAAGAATTTTTTTCAAAAATATATTACAGGGAAAAAAGTGCTTGATGTAGGAGCTGCAACAGGTAATTTGTCAAAATTTCTGAAAAATGAAGGATATGATGTAATTTCCATTGATATAAATGAAAAGTTGATTGAGCAGGCTAGAGAAAAAAATGTTGATGTAAAAAATTTGGATATGATGAAAATTCATGAATTGGGAAAATTCGATACAATAATAAATGTTGGAAATACATTACCGCATTTGAATAGTAAAGATGAGATTTTTTTATTTTTAAAAAAGGCTTATTCTCAGCTTGAAAATAATGGGAAACTCATTATTCAGCTAATAAATTTTTATAAGTTTTTTGAAAATCAAAAATCTGAATCTGATTTTTTGGGAAATTTACCATTGATCGAAAATGAAAATGTGAAATTTGAGCGTTATTATTACAAAAATTCTGATAATAATGTGATTTTTAAAACTATTTTGGATGATAAATTTGAAAATGAGGAAATTTTAACAAATGTCAATTATTTTGAATTTATGAAATTTTTTGAACAGTTAGGCATGAGCAATGTAAAAATATTTGGTGGCTTTAATGAGTCTGAGTTTATTTTGGAAAAATCACAGCCGTTAATATTTGTAATTACAAAAAATAATTAA
- the cobM gene encoding precorrin-4 C(11)-methyltransferase — protein sequence MKKVYFIGAGPGDPELITVKGQRIVKEADVIIYAGSLVPKEVIDCHKDGAEIYNSASMNLDEVMEVTIKAQKKGKLVARVHTGDPSIYGAIREQMDILDEYGIEYEVIPGVSSFVAAAAAIKKEFTLPDVSQTIICTRLEGRTPVPEAESLERLASHKCSMAIFLSVQMIDEVVKRLLKHYDKTTPIAIVQRATWEDQKIVIGTLENIAELVKKEKITKTAQILVGNFMGNEYSKSKLYDKAFSHEFRKGIEE from the coding sequence ATGAAAAAAGTATACTTCATAGGAGCAGGACCGGGAGATCCTGAATTGATTACAGTAAAAGGGCAAAGAATCGTAAAGGAAGCAGATGTAATAATTTATGCCGGCTCATTAGTTCCAAAAGAGGTTATTGATTGCCATAAGGATGGAGCTGAAATTTATAATTCCGCTTCAATGAACTTGGATGAAGTGATGGAAGTTACGATAAAGGCACAGAAAAAAGGGAAACTAGTAGCAAGAGTGCATACTGGGGATCCGAGCATTTATGGTGCGATAAGGGAACAAATGGATATTCTGGATGAATATGGGATTGAATATGAAGTAATTCCAGGAGTGAGTTCATTTGTAGCTGCTGCTGCTGCAATAAAAAAAGAATTTACCCTGCCTGATGTGAGTCAGACAATAATTTGTACAAGACTGGAAGGAAGAACGCCTGTTCCTGAAGCAGAAAGTCTTGAAAGACTTGCTTCTCACAAATGTTCTATGGCAATATTCCTATCTGTGCAAATGATTGATGAAGTTGTAAAAAGACTATTAAAACATTATGATAAAACAACACCAATTGCAATTGTTCAAAGAGCAACTTGGGAAGATCAGAAAATTGTTATAGGAACATTAGAAAACATTGCCGAACTTGTGAAAAAGGAAAAAATCACAAAAACAGCACAAATTCTTGTAGGAAACTTTATGGGGAATGAATATTCTAAGTCTAAACTTTACGACAAGGCATTTTCACATGAGTTTAGAAAAGGAATTGAAGAATAA
- a CDS encoding DUF956 family protein, with translation MAISMNTKVLFTTRANSLSGMFGNKNGNILVGDKAFEFYNNRNPEDYIQIPWGEIVRVRAQIFFKDKYIRGFFIDTKSAGSYNFVVKNAGKTLKTMRDFLGNEKIVRNKPLLSMKNIFNLFKKNK, from the coding sequence GTGGCTATTTCAATGAATACAAAAGTGTTATTTACAACAAGGGCAAATTCTTTATCGGGAATGTTTGGAAATAAAAATGGAAATATACTTGTAGGTGACAAAGCTTTCGAATTTTATAATAACCGTAATCCCGAAGACTATATTCAGATTCCTTGGGGAGAAATTGTGAGAGTGAGAGCACAAATCTTTTTTAAAGATAAGTATATTCGTGGTTTTTTCATAGATACTAAAAGTGCTGGATCGTATAATTTTGTTGTAAAAAATGCTGGAAAAACATTAAAAACCATGAGAGATTTTTTAGGAAATGAAAAAATTGTACGGAATAAACCATTATTATCAATGAAAAATATATTTAATTTATTTAAAAAAAACAAATAA
- the rsmG gene encoding 16S rRNA (guanine(527)-N(7))-methyltransferase RsmG, whose protein sequence is MENINEEANLREYFLKLLSKSEIKVSDEKITQMLKFLELLYNKNQIMNLTAIRDKKGMLEKHFIDSLLLTKVINDDEKSFIDVGTGAGFPGLVLAIYYPEKKYLLVDSVRKKIEFINEVIKELNLQNVTTSFERSEELIKDKRESFDVALCRGVANLRIISEYMIPFIKVNRRFLPQKLNLNEVEESKNALKILNSKINKTFEFKLPESKDTRIILEIIKLQKTNIKYPRKVGIPVKKPL, encoded by the coding sequence GTGGAAAATATAAACGAAGAAGCCAATTTAAGGGAATATTTCTTAAAATTGCTTTCAAAATCAGAAATTAAAGTGTCAGACGAAAAAATTACACAAATGCTGAAATTTTTAGAACTTTTATATAACAAAAATCAAATTATGAATTTAACAGCAATTCGCGATAAAAAAGGAATGCTGGAAAAACATTTTATAGATTCCTTACTTTTAACAAAAGTTATAAATGATGATGAAAAATCTTTTATAGATGTGGGAACAGGTGCTGGATTTCCTGGGCTTGTACTTGCCATTTATTACCCAGAGAAAAAGTATTTGTTAGTAGATTCAGTAAGGAAAAAAATAGAATTCATAAATGAAGTAATAAAAGAATTAAATTTACAGAATGTAACCACAAGTTTTGAACGTTCAGAAGAATTAATAAAAGATAAAAGAGAAAGTTTTGATGTTGCACTTTGCCGAGGAGTAGCAAATTTGAGGATAATATCAGAGTATATGATTCCATTTATAAAAGTAAATAGACGCTTTTTACCGCAAAAATTAAACCTAAATGAAGTAGAAGAATCAAAAAATGCTTTAAAGATTCTAAATTCAAAAATAAACAAAACATTTGAATTTAAACTTCCAGAAAGCAAAGATACAAGAATAATATTGGAAATTATAAAACTTCAAAAAACAAATATAAAATATCCTAGAAAAGTAGGAATACCAGTAAAGAAACCTTTATAA
- the gap gene encoding type I glyceraldehyde-3-phosphate dehydrogenase, with translation MAVKVAINGFGRIGRLALRLMAEQTDKFEVVAINDLTDAKMLAHLFKYDSSQGRFNGTIEVKEGAFVVNGNEIKTFAEANPENLPWGDLDVDVVLEATGFFATKAKAELHVKAGAKKVVITAPGGNDVKTVVYNVNHEILDGTETVISGASCTTNCLAPMAKALNDNFGIVTGTMTTIHAYTGDQNTLDAPHRKGDLRRARAAAVNIVPNSTGAAKAIGLVVPELNGKLDGAAQRVPVPTGSLTELVSILEKKVTVEEVNAAMKAAATESFGYTEEQLVSSDIVGIHFGSLFDATQTKIVQNGDTQLVKTVSWYDNEMSYTAQLIRTLGYFASKIAK, from the coding sequence ATGGCAGTTAAAGTAGCAATTAATGGATTTGGAAGAATCGGAAGATTAGCATTAAGATTAATGGCTGAACAAACAGATAAATTTGAAGTGGTGGCAATTAATGATTTAACAGATGCTAAAATGTTAGCACATTTGTTCAAATATGATTCATCTCAAGGAAGATTCAACGGAACTATTGAAGTTAAAGAAGGAGCTTTCGTAGTAAATGGAAACGAAATCAAAACTTTTGCAGAAGCTAACCCTGAAAACTTACCTTGGGGAGATTTAGATGTTGATGTAGTATTGGAAGCTACAGGATTCTTTGCTACAAAAGCTAAAGCAGAATTACACGTTAAAGCAGGAGCTAAAAAAGTAGTTATTACTGCACCTGGTGGAAATGATGTTAAAACTGTAGTTTATAATGTAAACCATGAAATCTTAGATGGAACTGAAACAGTTATTTCAGGAGCTTCTTGTACAACTAACTGTTTAGCACCAATGGCTAAAGCATTAAATGATAACTTTGGTATTGTAACTGGTACAATGACAACTATCCATGCTTACACTGGAGACCAAAACACTTTGGATGCGCCTCACAGAAAAGGTGATTTAAGAAGAGCAAGAGCTGCAGCTGTAAATATCGTTCCTAACTCAACAGGAGCTGCAAAAGCAATTGGATTAGTAGTACCTGAATTAAATGGAAAATTAGACGGAGCTGCTCAAAGAGTACCTGTTCCAACTGGTTCATTAACTGAATTAGTATCTATTTTAGAGAAAAAAGTAACTGTAGAAGAAGTAAATGCAGCTATGAAAGCAGCAGCAACTGAATCATTCGGATACACTGAAGAACAATTAGTATCTTCTGACATAGTTGGAATCCACTTTGGATCATTATTTGACGCAACTCAAACTAAAATTGTTCAAAACGGAGATACTCAATTAGTAAAAACTGTATCTTGGTATGACAACGAAATGTCTTATACAGCTCAATTAATCAGAACTTTAGGATACTTCGCAAGCAAAATTGCTAAATAA
- a CDS encoding pyridoxamine 5'-phosphate oxidase family protein → MIDYSKILRENSYGILATLDDNKPKTRILQYLFSEKNKVYLATTNNKNVYKQLKKCPYVSFLSHSEDYLSFISVNGNIHFTNDINLKTKVLNEYPTIKELFKTPDNPIFELFYIDVEEIRTFDLKTYTNENFKIEKP, encoded by the coding sequence ATGATTGATTATAGTAAAATATTAAGAGAAAACTCTTACGGAATCTTAGCTACACTTGACGATAATAAACCTAAAACAAGAATTTTACAATATCTGTTTTCTGAGAAAAACAAAGTATATCTTGCAACTACAAATAATAAAAACGTTTACAAACAGTTAAAAAAATGTCCTTATGTTTCTTTTCTCTCTCATTCAGAAGACTATTTATCTTTTATATCTGTAAATGGAAATATTCATTTTACTAATGATATTAACCTTAAAACAAAGGTTTTAAATGAATATCCAACAATAAAGGAACTTTTTAAAACTCCTGACAATCCTATTTTTGAACTTTTTTATATTGATGTAGAAGAAATCAGGACTTTTGATTTAAAAACTTATACCAATGAAAATTTTAAAATAGAAAAACCATAA